Below is a window of Microscilla marina ATCC 23134 DNA.
AGGTGTACCAAAAGTTTGATTTTGAAAAGCTTCGATTCGATCAAATTCTGGTTTATATCAATGACCCTGGCAAATTTGGAACACTGTTGGAAAAAGTAAAGAAAAGTATGGAGAGCTTGGGCGAAGAACTGTTGGAAGACTTGTCACAAAACAAGCTAAAGTTGGTCAAAGCCAAGATAGAGACTGAAGTAAACAAGATCATTGATGATTTAGTAAAAGAGTTTTACGAGAAGGAATCAAAGAAATAAACCAACGATATTTTAAGCATATATACATACCATGCATTCATTCAAACAACAACTTCATCGGGTACTCCTCCTTTTTGTTTTATCAAGCATCTGGGCAAGCACTATAGCCTGGGCAAACGACCGCGATTCGTTGCAAAAAGCCCACATTGAAGCTTCGGTCAAACTAATTAATCGGGCAGTTACCCACAACACCCTCAAAGCACGCACTGTCGCTTCTAACTATTTGATTGACCGCTTAAACTATGTAAGTGCGGACACCAAAACCAAGATAGAGCAACTGCAAGACTTGCTGAAAAAGCAAACGGGCAAAGCGCTGTATGTGATCATTACCCGCAGCCCCGATATGGTAGAAGAGCCCAACGCCGCCACCCGGTTTAATCAGGAAACCAAAGACTTTACAGAAAAGGTGTACGCCCAATCGATGTTGGACGAAAACACGGTATTGCTCACGATCAATTTTGTGAAGTCGATCAAAGGCAAAAAGGTGGGCATCAAAACCAGTTATCTGCAAAGTACCGGGCTTGCCGTAGGGGGTAGTTTGGCGCAACACAAAATTACGGCGAATGATTTCAGGGCTGACTTGCAAAACAAGGCGACAAATGTCAACACCAAAGATGACTATGCGCGGGCACTGATATACCGGGTACATCAGTCGTTGGGCAATTTTGCCAAAGAGGTTGCCTTGGATAACCCCAGTTCTGAGCTGATAGCGAAGTATGAGGAGGTACTGGGGGTGGCGAGTCAAACTGGGGCTTGGGCGAGTGCCAGGGTCATTGAAGTATCTGATAATGAATTAGTGGCAAATCTTGCGCTTGCCCAAGAAACCTATGACGGGGTAATGACTCCCTCTGGCAAGGCCATTAGTGTAAGCAATATGCAAAAAAAATCTTTGCAGTTTTGGCTAAGCTGCAACGGTAGTCTCAAAGGGTTTATTGGCAAGAATGGCAAAAAGTATGTGGCACTTATCAGACCTGCCAATGGGACAAGCTGTGGTAGTGGTGCCGAGTTTTTAGGCTATTATCTGAAAGGGCTGGCAGCTCAGCACGTCAAGTTGTCGGAACAAAACCCAGCAAAGTACCCTGTCTGGGTAAAAACAGGAAGTAAAGTCAGACTCAATCCTGCATTATTTAAACCCGAAAACTGGTTTCCTACTCAAAACATTATCTTAGAGAAAAATAAGCGCCTGAGAGCCCGTAAATACAGAAAACCCTACTTGAACTCGGTCTACATCAACTCGGCTGATATGAGTGGCTTTTGGAGTTTGCTAAAAGACTTGCAGGTAGTAAAAACGGTTTGTTATGAAGACATTTACTGGAACAACGTGCTTGCCACCCCAAGTAATCGCAGCAATATCAAGGGAGCGATAAACCCCCATCACTTTGACGTACAGAACAGCCGAACCACTGTCAAGCAAACAGGTTGTGATTTTGATAAGCTGTTGGCAAGTGCCCAAAATACTCAGCCTCGCTTAGCGGCTGGCTGGGGCATGTTGCTCTACTTTAAATATGTCAAAACCGCTGGCATACACAAGCAAAACTGATTAAGTTTGCTACCTGCTTACTACCACCATTGGCAAGAATGAAACCTCAACCTGGTAAACTTTGAGCAAAGTTTGACACACCGGAGCTCACCATTTGGGCGGCAGTGCTTATCATATCATCCAGGAAATACTCAAGAGTTATAAAGCGAACCGAACTCAAAAGAAAGTATGCTACCCTTCCGGGTAAAATAAGAGGTGCTTATTCGGGTAAAATGTATACTGTGTGGGCAACTAAGACCAAAAAAATCCCCCAAGGTTATAATCGCTATTCAAAGGACTACACAGGCAAGTCGCCAAAGTATCAATACAGCATACAGGATTTGATTGTGCGCCACCAATACATTGCGAATAACCACACCATCCTCAGCCCTAACATCATCAAAGCAGAAAAAGCGGGCAAAGCCTTTCCCTTATCCAGCCCCGAGGTAAAAGAACAATATAAAGCCTTGTTTGGTACCAATTCGGCAATTTTTGCCTGGGCAAAATATGCGGCTGGTTCGGCAGGAGCAGTCAAAGACGAATTTTGTTTCTATTTAAGAGGTTTTGCCGATGCGGTAACGTCACTTATTGATAGCATAGAAATAAAACCCCATTACTGGAACCCTTTGTGTGTAAAAACAAAGGTGGGTGATTGTAAAGCTTGCCAATATGCTTACGCTCCTGCTTTTAAAAATATGTTTGGGATGATTGAAGACCAAAGGCTTCGTACCAAATTACAGGAAGATTTTGCTTTTTTTGCCGGGGTATACAATGGTATGCTGGGGCAGCTGAAGGGCTTTACCCAGATGATTTCCCTGATTTCGGGCTATTTTAGCGATCCCAAAATACGCAATCAGATGGCACAAGCGATGAACAAGCTCAGGAAAAAGGGAGTTTGGAAGCTCGTAAAAGAAGAGTATAGCAAAGCCACTTGCAACAATTTTGTCACCAACTATACCCAAGGCAAGGTGTTGGTAGACCTGCTGTCTATTTATGTAGGGGCTCCTAAAACAATCAATGGTTTTATTGAGTTTACGGGCAAACAACTGGATAACCTGACTACCAAAATAGCCCCCACCCTCACCAAGCTCAACCTGGTGACCAAAAAATTGAGTAATAAGGCGATTAAATTAGTGAAAGAAAGTGGGGTTTTTAAAATTAAAAAAGCAGATAAAACCCTTGCCCAATTAAACCCCGAAGGTAAGCTGGAAGTAACCAGGGCTTTGCGTACCCAACCTGCTGGAGACCTGGCAGCATTGAGGGCACGAGGGGAGGCTACCCAACCCATAGCAGCTCGTTTGCCCGATGGCACAGAGATGAATATTGTGATTTATAAGCAACGCACCAATGCAGGCGAAGAGTTGGTGCACTGCCAACCCAATGGCAAGCGCACTTGTTTTGTGGCAGGTACGCTTATACTGACTAATAAAGACCACAAAAAAATAGAGGATATCCGAGTAGGCGATTGGGTATGGAGCTATAATGAAAAAACGGGCAAGCAAGAATTGAAGCGGGTAACCAAAGTGTTTGTAAGGCAGACCCAAAAACTTATAAA
It encodes the following:
- a CDS encoding intein C-terminal splicing region domain protein, translating into MLIISSRKYSRVIKRTELKRKYATLPGKIRGAYSGKMYTVWATKTKKIPQGYNRYSKDYTGKSPKYQYSIQDLIVRHQYIANNHTILSPNIIKAEKAGKAFPLSSPEVKEQYKALFGTNSAIFAWAKYAAGSAGAVKDEFCFYLRGFADAVTSLIDSIEIKPHYWNPLCVKTKVGDCKACQYAYAPAFKNMFGMIEDQRLRTKLQEDFAFFAGVYNGMLGQLKGFTQMISLISGYFSDPKIRNQMAQAMNKLRKKGVWKLVKEEYSKATCNNFVTNYTQGKVLVDLLSIYVGAPKTINGFIEFTGKQLDNLTTKIAPTLTKLNLVTKKLSNKAIKLVKESGVFKIKKADKTLAQLNPEGKLEVTRALRTQPAGDLAALRARGEATQPIAARLPDGTEMNIVIYKQRTNAGEELVHCQPNGKRTCFVAGTLILTNKDHKKIEDIRVGDWVWSYNEKTGKQELKRVTKVFVRQTQKLINLYFGNEIIQTTLEHPFRHQGKWVKANALKAGDRLQLYQSSAQLALDSLARQDTSVTVYNFTVASNHNYFVGKQGVLVHNANGYDDLLARTNSQPLKDKINALGNDKAKFLDDFKDVDAVLAKFEAKPELVEAWKVLYKADPKDAARLGKNGELDDVHKYLIYSNKSPSNIAIEIQAMGAYNKWLSNVKQFIKPFIHIDAKNYKSFLQETAKAVTNSKCRDNCSVVSISIALKLQGKPILDKSKFLESFVGKGGEHGLNRLEDYLKKIPSDKSDMTRPFLNGFPHRAQIASSYKPLPLNNRVFVTKLLEDSPNGSSFVFSTYKGTQYSGHGQGYKGHTFNVIKDKDGVIKYLDGQIESNLQLGVGMAELLEKMRIHGRENLSSWYIFDASQITVK